From a single Miscanthus floridulus cultivar M001 chromosome 8, ASM1932011v1, whole genome shotgun sequence genomic region:
- the LOC136477716 gene encoding histone-lysine N-methyltransferase SUVR4-like isoform X1, protein MELSKTSMEKIDDAIKSTADFGFSKETVVRVLKKLLKVYNGNWEHIEADNYSVLADAILSDSDPEQEGQKKRAEKKNLDSDHHRKKLKTKEHGQKAKSCMHGSVKRELAEVPRQQEAESLEGRTTANQLLESSQTIISKEQKMKISRAETTRIGENGSTLLESQDPCTFETPLAVMCPEVLEPSCHNGHEDAHMISGVKHPTDKKFKCILVAHEGQMVDACSSQAIVSSKDFSTNFEVELSNYGKGKLSFLFNPSLANGSDFQMPGIESICKAMEAKCLRTYKILEPNFSFMKLLDDTCQCILDLGSGPNGGSADSGGNQNNPSNMQVIQHLPTGIKRQYHDVNDITRGEECLSIPIVSGEDGVLPLPFYYISQNTTFQAAYINLSLARIGDENCCSGCFGDCLAEPLPCACARETGGEFAYTRDGLLKEGFLDACVSMLREPLERSYFYCKGVCPIEQMKGVNKPEACKGHRIKKFIKECWRKCGCTRNCGNRVVQRGITRKLQVFLTPGKKGWGLRSAENLPRGAFVCEYVGEILTNTELYERNTELSGKNNQKTGKAKHTYPVLLDSDWGTESVLKDEEALCLDGTFYGNVARFINHRCFDCNIIAIPVEIETPDHHYYHLAFFTTREVEPFEELTWDYEIDFDDVNHPVKAFKCHCGSKFCRDKRRISRGSKSRALVLS, encoded by the exons ATGGAACTATCCAAGACTTCCATGGAAAAAATTGATGATGCAATTAAATCAACGGCTGATTTTGGTTTCTCAAAGGAAACTGTTGTACGAGTATTGAAAAAACTGCTAAAAGTATATAATGGAAACTGGGAGCATATAGAAGCTGATAACTATTCTGTTTTGGCTGATGCTATACTTAGTGATTCAGATCCCGAA CAGGAAGGGCAGAAAAAGCGAGCTGAGAAGAAGAATCTGGATTCAGACCACCATAGGAAGAAGCTTAAGACTAAAGAGCATGGCCAGAAGGCGAAATCTTGTATGCATGGCAGTGTGAAGAGAGAGTTGGCTGAAGTGCCACGTCAGCAAGAAGCAGAATCCCTTGAGGGGAGAACCACTGCTAACCAATTGCTGGAGTCTTCACAAACTATCATTAGtaaggaacaaaaaatgaaaataaGTCGTGCAGAGACTACAAGAATTGGTGAAAACGGTTCGACTTTACTTGAAAGTCAAGATCCTTGCACCTTTGAGACCCCACTTGCAGTTATGTGTCCTGAAGTTTTGGAACCCAGCTGTCATAACG GACATGAAGATGCTCACATGATTTCTGGTGTCAAGCATCCTACTGATAAGAAGTTTAAATGTATTTTGGTTGCGCATGAAGGACAGATGGTTGATGCATGTAGCAGCCAAGCAATTGTAAGCAGCAAAGATTTTTCCACCAACTTTGAGGTAGAATTGTCCAACTATGGAAAAGGGAAGCTATCATTCTTGTTCAACCCTTCCTTGGCAAATGGTTCTGATTTTCAAATGCCTGGCATTGAGTCAATATGCAAGGCAATGGAGGCTAAATGCCTCAGGACATACAAGATCCTAGAACCCAATTTCTCTTTCATGAAACTTTTGGATGATACTTGCCAGTGTATTCTTGATCTGGGTTCTGGACCCAATGGTGGTAGTGCTGATTCTGGAGGTAACCAGAATAATCCTAGTAATATGCAGGTTATTCAGCATCTACCCACAGGCATCAAGAGACAATATCATGATGTCAATGATATAACGAGGGGTGAAGAATGTTTGAGCATTCCAATAGTCAGTGGAGAGGATGGGGTTCTTCCTCTTCCATTTTACTATATATCGCAAAATACCACCTTCCAAGCTGCCTATATCAACCTCTCACTTGCTAGAATTGGAGATGAAAATTGTTGTTCTGGTTGTTTTGGAGATTGTCTAGCAGAGCCACTTCCTTGCGCTTGTGCGCGAGAAACCGGTGGAGAATTTGCATACACAAGAGATGGCCTGCTTAAGGAAGGATTTCTAGATGCTTGTGTCTCAATGCTCCGGGAACCACTTGAACGATCTTACTTCTACTGCAAGGGTGTTTGTCCTATTGAACAAATGAAGGGAGTAAACAAACCTGAAGCTTGTAAAGGGCACCGTATTAAGAAATTTATCAAGGAATGCTGGAGAAAATGTGGTTGCACCAGAAATTGTGGAAACCGTGTGGTTCAGCGAGGAATTACTCGCAAGCTGCAG GTGTTCTTAACTCCAGGGAAAAAGGGATGGGGCTTGCGCTCTGCTGAAAATCTTCCTCGTGGTGCTTTTGTCTGTGAGTATGTTGGTGAAATATTAACAAACACTGAACTATATGAGCGAAACACTGAGCTATCTGGGAAAAATAACCAAAAGACTGGTAAAGCAAAGCATACATATCCTGTGCTACTCGATTCTGACTGGGGCACTGAAAGTGTTCTGAAGGATGAGGAAGCCCTCTGTCTAGATGGTACTTTTTATGGGAATGTGGCGAGGTTTATAAACCACAG ATGCTTTGATTGCAATATTATTGCAATTCCTGTTGAGATTGAGACGCCTGACCACCACTACTATCAT CTGGCATTCTTCACAACGAGAGAAGTAGAGCCTTTTGAAGAACTGACATGG GACTATGAAATTGATTTTGATGATGTCAACCATCCTGTCAAGGCATTCAAATGCCATTGTGGAAGCAAATTTTGTCGGGACAAAAGGCGCATATCAA GAGGATCTAAATCTAGAGCTCTGGTGTTATCCTGA
- the LOC136470311 gene encoding auxin-responsive protein SAUR32-like, with the protein HGDVRQGIASRELIQTDDEEGARGPRHTGSTRPTKPQRHQQQQVQEGARAHLLAGIPSRHDDDAARTTVTKGCATFWVGEEGEAPRRVAVPVARLGHPRMLELLGEAREEYGFAHQGAVVVPCAVERFMRAVEEASASAGNRQGHGHRDGHHHHFRLPHVHIARCFRPSHVVA; encoded by the coding sequence CACGGAGACGTCCGACAGGGGATCGCGTCGCGCGAGCTGATCCAGACGGACGACGAGGAAGGCGCTCGCGGGCCGCGGCATACGGGGAGCACCCGACCGACGAAGCCGCAGCGTCACCAACAGCAGCAGGTGCAAGAAGGCGCCCGCGCCCACCTCCTCGCGGGGATCCCGTCGCGGCACGACGACGACGCGGCGCGGACGACGGTCACCAAGGGGTGCGCGACGTTCTGGGTCGGGGAGGAAGGGGAGGCCCCGCGGCGGGTGGCGGTGCCCGTGGCGCGCCTGGGCCACCCGCGGATGCTGGAGCTGCTCGGGGAGGCCAGGGAGGAGTACGGCTTCGCGCACCAGGGCGCCGTCGTCGTCCCGTGCGCCGTCGAGCGGTTCAtgcgggcggtggaggaggcctcGGCGTCGGCGGGGAACAGGCAAGGGCACGGGCACCGCGACGGACACCACCACCACTTTCGCCTGCCTCACGTTCACATCGCCCGCTGCTTTAGGCCGTCGCACGTCGTTGCTTAG
- the LOC136477717 gene encoding very-long-chain aldehyde decarbonylase GL1-4, which translates to MATRPGPLTEWPWQRLGNFKYLVMGPVVVHGARRVLARGWGDIDLAFALILPSLLLRMVHNQIWISAARYQTARSKHRIVDRGIEFDQVDRERGWDDQIILNGLIFYVGYLTIPSVRHLPAWRTDGAAVMALLHAGPVEFLYYWFHRALHHHFLYSRYHSHHHSSIVTEPITSVIHPFAEHMVYYFLFAIPMLSTIYIGNASVLGFVLYIAYIDFMNNMGHCNFELVPKWMFQVFPPLKYLMYTPSFHSLHHTQFRTNYSLFMPFYDYIYNTMDKSSDQLYESSLKGTEETPDLVHLTHMTDLQSAYHLRIGFASIASRPSDSSMWYMWVLWPVAWLSMVLAWVYGSSTFVVERIKLRKLKMQTWAVPRYNFQYGLSWERESINDLIEKAILDADARGVKVLSLGLLNQAKQLNGGGELFRQKYPKLRVRLVDGSGLATAVVLKSIPHDTKQVFLHAGPSKIASATAFALCERGVQVIMNPKKEYDTLKSQIADSKASYLKHSSNNTPQIWLVDNIDDKEQKMAPQGAIFVPISQFPVKKIRKDCTYLSTPAMKIPETMQNIHACENWLPRRVMSAWRIGGILHALEGWTMHECGDAMIHTEKAWSAAIRHGFIPLTKG; encoded by the exons ATGGCCACCAGGCCGGGCCCTTTGACTGAATGGCCATGGCAAAGGCTTGGCAACTTCAAG TACTTGGTGATGGGTCCCGTGGTGGTCCACGGCGCGCGGCGGGTGCTCGCGCGGGGCTGGGGCGACATCGACCTGGCCTTCGCGCTCATCCTGCCGTCGCTGCTGCTGCGGATGGTGCACAACCAGATCTGGATCAGTGCCGCCCGCTACCAGACGGCGCGCAGCAAGCACCGCATCGTCGACCGCGGCATCGAGTTCGACCAGGTCGACAGGGAGCGAGGCTG GGACGACCAGATCATCCTCAACGGGCTGATCTTCTACGTGGGCTACCTGACGATCCCGAGCGTGAGGCACTTGCCGGCGTGGAGGACGGACGGCGCCGCCGTGATGGCGCTGCTCCACGCCGGGCCCGTGGAGTTCCTCTACTACTGGTTCCACCGGGCGCTGCACCACCACTTCCTCTACTCGCGGTACCACTCGCACCACCACTCCTCCATCGTCACCGAGCCCATCACCT CGGTGATCCATCCCTTTGCTGAACACATGGTCTACTACTTCCTGTTTGCGATCCCCATGCTGTCGACTATTTACATTGGGAATGCCTCTGTTCTTGGCTTTGTGCTCTACATCGCCTATATCGACTTCATGAACAACATGGGGCACTGCAATTTCGAGCTGGTGCCCAAGTGGATGTTCCAGGTCTTCCCTCCTCTCAAGTACCTCATGTACACGCCATC GTTTCATTCTCTGCACCACACGCAGTTCCGCACAAACTACTCGCTGTTCATGCCATTCTACGACTACATATACAACACCATGGACAAGTCATCTGACCAGCTGTATGAGAGCTCACTCAAGGGAACTGAGGAAACACCTGACCTTGTTCACCTCACGCACATGACCGACCTGCAGTCGGCCTATCATCTACGGATTGGATTCGCCTCCATAGCGTCCAGACCGTCTGACAGCTCCATGTGGTATATGTGGGTGCTGTGGCCTGTTGCGTGGCTGTCAATGGTGCTTGCCTGGGTTTATGGGTCCTCTACGTTTGTGGTTGAGAGAATCAAACTAAGGAAGCTGAAGATGCAGACATGGGCAGTACCACGATACAACTTCCAA TATGGCCTGAGCTGGGAGAGAGAATCGATCAACGACTTAATTGAAAAGGCGATATTAGATGCTGATGCAAGAGGTGTTAAAGTGCTCAGTCTAGGACTGTTAAACCAG GCGAAACAGCTAAACGGTGGTGGTGAACTATTTAGGCAGAAGTATCCAAAATTAAGAGTTCGCCTTGTCGATGGAAGTGGCTTAGCGACTGCTGTGGTGCTCAAAAGCATTCCTCATGACACAAAGCAAGTTTTTCTTCATGCAGGCCCTTCTAAGATAGCTTCTGCCACAGCTTTCGCATTATGTGAGAGGGGCGTCCAG GTGATCATGAATCCAAAGAAGGAATATGATACGCTTAAGTCACAGATTGCAGATAGCAAAGCAAGCTACTTGAAACACTCCAGCAACAACACGCCTCAG ATTTGGCTAGTAGACAACATTGACGATAAAGAACAGAAGATGGCACCACAAGGAGCTATATTCGTTCCAATCTCACAGTTCCCCGTCAAGAAAATTCGCAAGGATTGCACTTACTTGAGCACTCCagcaatgaagatccctgaaacAATGCAGAATATCCATGCCTGCGAG AACTGGCTGCCAAGAAGGGTGATGAGCGCTTGGCGCATCGGCGGAATACTTCACGCCCTGGAAGGATGGACCATGCACGAGTGTGGGGATGCCATGATACATACTGAGAAAGCATGGTCAGCTGCTATCAGGCACGGATTCATTCCTTTGACTAAAGGTTGA
- the LOC136477716 gene encoding histone-lysine N-methyltransferase SUVR4-like isoform X2 → MELSKTSMEKIDDAIKSTADFGFSKETVVRVLKKLLKVYNGNWEHIEADNYSVLADAILSDSDPEEGQKKRAEKKNLDSDHHRKKLKTKEHGQKAKSCMHGSVKRELAEVPRQQEAESLEGRTTANQLLESSQTIISKEQKMKISRAETTRIGENGSTLLESQDPCTFETPLAVMCPEVLEPSCHNGHEDAHMISGVKHPTDKKFKCILVAHEGQMVDACSSQAIVSSKDFSTNFEVELSNYGKGKLSFLFNPSLANGSDFQMPGIESICKAMEAKCLRTYKILEPNFSFMKLLDDTCQCILDLGSGPNGGSADSGGNQNNPSNMQVIQHLPTGIKRQYHDVNDITRGEECLSIPIVSGEDGVLPLPFYYISQNTTFQAAYINLSLARIGDENCCSGCFGDCLAEPLPCACARETGGEFAYTRDGLLKEGFLDACVSMLREPLERSYFYCKGVCPIEQMKGVNKPEACKGHRIKKFIKECWRKCGCTRNCGNRVVQRGITRKLQVFLTPGKKGWGLRSAENLPRGAFVCEYVGEILTNTELYERNTELSGKNNQKTGKAKHTYPVLLDSDWGTESVLKDEEALCLDGTFYGNVARFINHRCFDCNIIAIPVEIETPDHHYYHLAFFTTREVEPFEELTWDYEIDFDDVNHPVKAFKCHCGSKFCRDKRRISRGSKSRALVLS, encoded by the exons ATGGAACTATCCAAGACTTCCATGGAAAAAATTGATGATGCAATTAAATCAACGGCTGATTTTGGTTTCTCAAAGGAAACTGTTGTACGAGTATTGAAAAAACTGCTAAAAGTATATAATGGAAACTGGGAGCATATAGAAGCTGATAACTATTCTGTTTTGGCTGATGCTATACTTAGTGATTCAGATCCCGAA GAAGGGCAGAAAAAGCGAGCTGAGAAGAAGAATCTGGATTCAGACCACCATAGGAAGAAGCTTAAGACTAAAGAGCATGGCCAGAAGGCGAAATCTTGTATGCATGGCAGTGTGAAGAGAGAGTTGGCTGAAGTGCCACGTCAGCAAGAAGCAGAATCCCTTGAGGGGAGAACCACTGCTAACCAATTGCTGGAGTCTTCACAAACTATCATTAGtaaggaacaaaaaatgaaaataaGTCGTGCAGAGACTACAAGAATTGGTGAAAACGGTTCGACTTTACTTGAAAGTCAAGATCCTTGCACCTTTGAGACCCCACTTGCAGTTATGTGTCCTGAAGTTTTGGAACCCAGCTGTCATAACG GACATGAAGATGCTCACATGATTTCTGGTGTCAAGCATCCTACTGATAAGAAGTTTAAATGTATTTTGGTTGCGCATGAAGGACAGATGGTTGATGCATGTAGCAGCCAAGCAATTGTAAGCAGCAAAGATTTTTCCACCAACTTTGAGGTAGAATTGTCCAACTATGGAAAAGGGAAGCTATCATTCTTGTTCAACCCTTCCTTGGCAAATGGTTCTGATTTTCAAATGCCTGGCATTGAGTCAATATGCAAGGCAATGGAGGCTAAATGCCTCAGGACATACAAGATCCTAGAACCCAATTTCTCTTTCATGAAACTTTTGGATGATACTTGCCAGTGTATTCTTGATCTGGGTTCTGGACCCAATGGTGGTAGTGCTGATTCTGGAGGTAACCAGAATAATCCTAGTAATATGCAGGTTATTCAGCATCTACCCACAGGCATCAAGAGACAATATCATGATGTCAATGATATAACGAGGGGTGAAGAATGTTTGAGCATTCCAATAGTCAGTGGAGAGGATGGGGTTCTTCCTCTTCCATTTTACTATATATCGCAAAATACCACCTTCCAAGCTGCCTATATCAACCTCTCACTTGCTAGAATTGGAGATGAAAATTGTTGTTCTGGTTGTTTTGGAGATTGTCTAGCAGAGCCACTTCCTTGCGCTTGTGCGCGAGAAACCGGTGGAGAATTTGCATACACAAGAGATGGCCTGCTTAAGGAAGGATTTCTAGATGCTTGTGTCTCAATGCTCCGGGAACCACTTGAACGATCTTACTTCTACTGCAAGGGTGTTTGTCCTATTGAACAAATGAAGGGAGTAAACAAACCTGAAGCTTGTAAAGGGCACCGTATTAAGAAATTTATCAAGGAATGCTGGAGAAAATGTGGTTGCACCAGAAATTGTGGAAACCGTGTGGTTCAGCGAGGAATTACTCGCAAGCTGCAG GTGTTCTTAACTCCAGGGAAAAAGGGATGGGGCTTGCGCTCTGCTGAAAATCTTCCTCGTGGTGCTTTTGTCTGTGAGTATGTTGGTGAAATATTAACAAACACTGAACTATATGAGCGAAACACTGAGCTATCTGGGAAAAATAACCAAAAGACTGGTAAAGCAAAGCATACATATCCTGTGCTACTCGATTCTGACTGGGGCACTGAAAGTGTTCTGAAGGATGAGGAAGCCCTCTGTCTAGATGGTACTTTTTATGGGAATGTGGCGAGGTTTATAAACCACAG ATGCTTTGATTGCAATATTATTGCAATTCCTGTTGAGATTGAGACGCCTGACCACCACTACTATCAT CTGGCATTCTTCACAACGAGAGAAGTAGAGCCTTTTGAAGAACTGACATGG GACTATGAAATTGATTTTGATGATGTCAACCATCCTGTCAAGGCATTCAAATGCCATTGTGGAAGCAAATTTTGTCGGGACAAAAGGCGCATATCAA GAGGATCTAAATCTAGAGCTCTGGTGTTATCCTGA
- the LOC136477716 gene encoding histone-lysine N-methyltransferase SUVR4-like isoform X3, translating to MHGSVKRELAEVPRQQEAESLEGRTTANQLLESSQTIISKEQKMKISRAETTRIGENGSTLLESQDPCTFETPLAVMCPEVLEPSCHNGHEDAHMISGVKHPTDKKFKCILVAHEGQMVDACSSQAIVSSKDFSTNFEVELSNYGKGKLSFLFNPSLANGSDFQMPGIESICKAMEAKCLRTYKILEPNFSFMKLLDDTCQCILDLGSGPNGGSADSGGNQNNPSNMQVIQHLPTGIKRQYHDVNDITRGEECLSIPIVSGEDGVLPLPFYYISQNTTFQAAYINLSLARIGDENCCSGCFGDCLAEPLPCACARETGGEFAYTRDGLLKEGFLDACVSMLREPLERSYFYCKGVCPIEQMKGVNKPEACKGHRIKKFIKECWRKCGCTRNCGNRVVQRGITRKLQVFLTPGKKGWGLRSAENLPRGAFVCEYVGEILTNTELYERNTELSGKNNQKTGKAKHTYPVLLDSDWGTESVLKDEEALCLDGTFYGNVARFINHRCFDCNIIAIPVEIETPDHHYYHLAFFTTREVEPFEELTWDYEIDFDDVNHPVKAFKCHCGSKFCRDKRRISRGSKSRALVLS from the exons ATGCATGGCAGTGTGAAGAGAGAGTTGGCTGAAGTGCCACGTCAGCAAGAAGCAGAATCCCTTGAGGGGAGAACCACTGCTAACCAATTGCTGGAGTCTTCACAAACTATCATTAGtaaggaacaaaaaatgaaaataaGTCGTGCAGAGACTACAAGAATTGGTGAAAACGGTTCGACTTTACTTGAAAGTCAAGATCCTTGCACCTTTGAGACCCCACTTGCAGTTATGTGTCCTGAAGTTTTGGAACCCAGCTGTCATAACG GACATGAAGATGCTCACATGATTTCTGGTGTCAAGCATCCTACTGATAAGAAGTTTAAATGTATTTTGGTTGCGCATGAAGGACAGATGGTTGATGCATGTAGCAGCCAAGCAATTGTAAGCAGCAAAGATTTTTCCACCAACTTTGAGGTAGAATTGTCCAACTATGGAAAAGGGAAGCTATCATTCTTGTTCAACCCTTCCTTGGCAAATGGTTCTGATTTTCAAATGCCTGGCATTGAGTCAATATGCAAGGCAATGGAGGCTAAATGCCTCAGGACATACAAGATCCTAGAACCCAATTTCTCTTTCATGAAACTTTTGGATGATACTTGCCAGTGTATTCTTGATCTGGGTTCTGGACCCAATGGTGGTAGTGCTGATTCTGGAGGTAACCAGAATAATCCTAGTAATATGCAGGTTATTCAGCATCTACCCACAGGCATCAAGAGACAATATCATGATGTCAATGATATAACGAGGGGTGAAGAATGTTTGAGCATTCCAATAGTCAGTGGAGAGGATGGGGTTCTTCCTCTTCCATTTTACTATATATCGCAAAATACCACCTTCCAAGCTGCCTATATCAACCTCTCACTTGCTAGAATTGGAGATGAAAATTGTTGTTCTGGTTGTTTTGGAGATTGTCTAGCAGAGCCACTTCCTTGCGCTTGTGCGCGAGAAACCGGTGGAGAATTTGCATACACAAGAGATGGCCTGCTTAAGGAAGGATTTCTAGATGCTTGTGTCTCAATGCTCCGGGAACCACTTGAACGATCTTACTTCTACTGCAAGGGTGTTTGTCCTATTGAACAAATGAAGGGAGTAAACAAACCTGAAGCTTGTAAAGGGCACCGTATTAAGAAATTTATCAAGGAATGCTGGAGAAAATGTGGTTGCACCAGAAATTGTGGAAACCGTGTGGTTCAGCGAGGAATTACTCGCAAGCTGCAG GTGTTCTTAACTCCAGGGAAAAAGGGATGGGGCTTGCGCTCTGCTGAAAATCTTCCTCGTGGTGCTTTTGTCTGTGAGTATGTTGGTGAAATATTAACAAACACTGAACTATATGAGCGAAACACTGAGCTATCTGGGAAAAATAACCAAAAGACTGGTAAAGCAAAGCATACATATCCTGTGCTACTCGATTCTGACTGGGGCACTGAAAGTGTTCTGAAGGATGAGGAAGCCCTCTGTCTAGATGGTACTTTTTATGGGAATGTGGCGAGGTTTATAAACCACAG ATGCTTTGATTGCAATATTATTGCAATTCCTGTTGAGATTGAGACGCCTGACCACCACTACTATCAT CTGGCATTCTTCACAACGAGAGAAGTAGAGCCTTTTGAAGAACTGACATGG GACTATGAAATTGATTTTGATGATGTCAACCATCCTGTCAAGGCATTCAAATGCCATTGTGGAAGCAAATTTTGTCGGGACAAAAGGCGCATATCAA GAGGATCTAAATCTAGAGCTCTGGTGTTATCCTGA